DNA from Daucus carota subsp. sativus chromosome 1, DH1 v3.0, whole genome shotgun sequence:
AAAGTATTTCGAAatacatcaattttttattcCGGGCTCTGAGTAGtcagttaaatttttttaaaatagaagatattttgatataatgatagaaaataatattcattacttaaatacttaaataaagcGGTTCTTTCAGGCAGTCATCGATTCGTCGAAAGGGGGATACTTGCTTCGAATTTAACCAATTACTATATCTGGAAACAATAGAATAGTTTTTTGTTAATTCTTTGAATTCGAAGTGGATTCTTAATCTATTTCTGTATTCTTTATACATTCAAAGACTAACTCCgaaatcacaaataaaaaaagtgaATAGATTAATAAGTTCGATACTTTGTAATAGAACTCATGCATGAGAGAAATATTGGATGGCGTAGAGTCAACTAATGAGGTCGgttcattaaaaattaatagacGAAatgaaaaaatgtcaaaaaagaAAGCATTCACCTCTCTTTTATATCTTGCATCTATAGTATTTTTGCCCTGGTGGATTTCTCTCTCATTTAATAAAAGTCTGGAATCTTGGGTTACTGATTGGTGGAATACTAGGCAATCTGAAATTTTTTGGAATGATATTCaagaaaagaatattataaaaaatttcatagaattggaagaaatcctTCTTTTGGAGGAAATGATCAAGGAAGACTCAGAGACACATCTACAAAACCTTCGTATAGGAATCCACAAAGAAACGCTCCAATTAATCAAGATACACAATGAGGATCATATTCATACGATTTTGCACTTCtcgacaaatataatctgtTTCGTTATTCTAAGCGGTTATTCTATTTTGGGTAATGAAGAACTTGTTATTCTTAACTCTTGGGCTCAGGAATTCATATATAACTTAAGTGACACAATAAAAGCTTTTTGGATTCTTTTATTAACAGATTTTTTTATCGGATTCCATTCGACTCGTGGTTGGGAACTAATGATTGGCTTTGTCTACAAAGATTTTGGATTTGCTCATAATGATCAAATTCTATCTAGTCTTGTTTGTATTTTTCCAGTCATTCTAGATACTCTATTTAAATTTTGGGTTTTTcgttatttaaattgtgtttctCCGTCACTTGTAGTGATTTATCATTCAATGAATGAATAAAAAAGGATCTACGGATATTAATCCAATTCAATTACAGCGTTTCTTACTTTGTAGTTGTCCAGAAGCAAAGCATGTAAAAGCATACTTACTCTTTCAATTTCTACCCATCCCAAAGAtttattctatatattaaatttaatattatttattccaGTAAAATTATTCCAGTAAATAGCAGAATTGCGGATAGGGAACTAGGTTAGCGACCTACCAAATTTATTGTAGACATTTTTGGGCTCAATGGTTGGACCATGCAAACTAGAAAGACTTTTTCTTGGATAAAGGAACAAATAAATCGATCCATTTCCGTATCGCTCATGATATATATCATAACTCGGCCATCTATTTCAATTGCATATCCCATTTTTGCACAACAAGGTTATGAAAATCCACGAGAAGCGACTGGTCGTATTGTATGTGCCAATTGCCATTTAGCTAATAAGCCCGTGGATATTGAAGTTCCACAAACGGTACTTCCAGATACTGTATTTGAAGCAGTTGTTCGAATACCTTATGATATGCAACTAAAACAAGTTCTTGCTAATGGTAAAAGGGGTACTTTGAATGTAGGGGCTGTTCTTATTTTACCAGAGGGTTTTGAATTAGCTCCTGCCGATCGGATTTCCCCCGAGATGAAAGAAAAGATAGGCAATCTTTCTTTTCAGAGCTATCGCcccaataaaaaaatattcttgtGATAGGCCCCGTTCCTGGTCAGAAATATAGTGAAATAACCTTTCCTATCCTTTCCCCGGACCCCGCTACTACGAAAGAGGTTCACTTCTTAAAATATCCTATATACGTAGGCGGAAACAGGGGAAGGGGTCAGATTTATCCCGACGGGAGCAAAAGTAACAATACAGTTTATAATGCTACCTCAGCAGGTATAGTAGGTAAAATAATACGAAAAGAAAAAGGGGTTACGAAATAACCATAGCGGATGCATCGGATGGACGTCAAGTGGTTGATATTATCCCTCCAGGGCCAGAACTTCTTGTTTCAGAAGGCGAATCTATCAAATTGGATCAACCGTTGACGAGTAATCCTAATGTGGGCGGATTTGGCCAGGGAGATGCAGAAATAGTACTTCAAGACCCCTTACGTGTCCAAGGCCTTTTGTTCTTCTTGGCATCTGTTATTTTGGCACAAATCTTTTTGGTTCTTAAAAAGAAACAGTTCGAGAAGGTTCAATTGTCAGAAATGAATTTCTAGACTCGTGGATTTATCGACATTGAGCTCATAATGtaaaaagaacaaaaattttTGACGactttttatgataaaaaatatgaaaagactttttcttttttatacttGTTTGTCTACGGGATGTCGGGAATTCCTTGTACCGCATTCCTAGTCATAGTATGTAGATTGTGAAGAAGactttttactttttttgaataaaaattggGGTGGtattattatgtaataaaattcattaataGTATTTTCGATTCTAATTGAATGAAATTAAACTAGATACTAGACATAAGTAAGCGGGGAATAGAACGGATAAATGCGTGGAACACAAAATTATAGGGACGATTATTCATCTTCCTAGTATTCGACACAAGAAAAGGAATTTTCCACATCTCTTTCTTGTGTCGAaagaaaaaaagattatttatcctattcgTAAAAGATTACTAGtctaagtttttaatttttcaagataatatcagaacttttttatatattacaattacaatatatattacaatatagatataattttttattattattataaattctaaaaTAGAATAGTGGGCAAACAAAAGAGAGGGAGGTTTATTGAGTAAATAGAACTTCTTCAATAAACttcaaaaattgatattttgatgagatacaaaaaaaatactaaGGTTTTATTCTTATTTGAGGATAGTATGTCATCTAGGAAATCGAGTAATTTATTCTTTCTTCTAACTTTGAAAGTA
Protein-coding regions in this window:
- the LOC135150700 gene encoding potassium/proton antiporter CemA is translated as MREILDGVESTNEVGSLKINRRNEKMSKKKAFTSLLYLASIVFLPWWISLSFNKSLESWVTDWWNTRQSEIFWNDIQEKNIIKNFIELEEILLLEEMIKEDSETHLQNLRIGIHKETLQLIKIHNEDHIHTILHFSTNIICFVILSGYSILGNEELVILNSWAQEFIYNLSDTIKAFWILLLTDFFIGFHSTRGWELMIGFVYKDFGFAHNDQILSSLVCIFPVILDTLFKFWVFRYLNCVSPSLVVIYHSMNE